From Actinopolymorpha cephalotaxi, one genomic window encodes:
- a CDS encoding alpha-galactosidase yields the protein MSPSTLTPVTLGEGVRTDGPSEGLQVRGHMLQHEGTGVTEAWVEVTNGGDRDVVVDRLDSLTLDLPAPPADGYELSYYTSGWGQEFGPVEEPLRTPRVLESLAGRSSATTHPWCALRGPDGVVVVSVAWSGNWVLRFAEGADGGVRVTGGLHDTGFAKTLAPGQSVRGPRVVVATGADLNDASVQLAEVGRVQWYPRNEFAESLPLEWNHWWSYEDHSIDEDVFRANADVAAELGFDICTLDAGWFGPSDPETHWEDYRGDWHLVNARRFPSGLRALADHVHGKGMRFGLWCEIEALGPKAALAQERPELVARREGEPLGYVCFGSPAAQDWAYDTLTRLVAEHGADWIKLDFNLDPGLGCDRTDHGHGAGDGLFEHYTGYYAVLERMRAEHPEVVLENCSSGGLRVDLGLARQTHLTFLSDPDWPEHGLQLLWGGSTMLHPSRMLHWGWSQWWKSDHPHQNFDPAAPELTGDRLDYYRRIAMVGAYGLSWKLPETPEHVRERLRALHEEYRRTVAPFVAEGELRRLTGQPQRFGGGQRWAGFQYTLPAPATGPADVTGDLTGEVAAGGPGAGSDDHLLLLFRLSGGEPTRTIRPLALDPEAEYAVEWTGPVDSDAPDSSDRRTGADLLASGWTVSLPEEGSAVVVLRRVPAEGEEHR from the coding sequence ATGTCGCCGAGCACGCTGACCCCCGTGACGCTCGGCGAGGGCGTCCGTACCGACGGACCGTCCGAGGGGCTGCAGGTTCGTGGCCACATGCTGCAGCACGAGGGCACCGGCGTGACCGAGGCCTGGGTGGAGGTCACCAACGGCGGCGACCGCGACGTCGTGGTCGACCGGCTGGACTCGCTGACGCTCGACCTGCCCGCGCCGCCCGCGGACGGCTACGAGCTGAGCTACTACACCAGCGGCTGGGGCCAGGAGTTCGGTCCAGTCGAGGAGCCCCTGCGCACGCCGCGGGTGCTGGAGTCCCTGGCCGGGCGGTCCTCGGCCACCACCCACCCCTGGTGCGCGCTGCGCGGCCCGGACGGCGTGGTCGTGGTGAGCGTCGCCTGGTCGGGCAACTGGGTCCTGCGGTTCGCCGAGGGAGCCGACGGCGGCGTACGCGTCACCGGCGGGCTGCACGACACCGGCTTCGCCAAGACGCTCGCGCCCGGGCAGAGCGTGCGCGGCCCCCGGGTGGTGGTGGCCACCGGCGCCGACCTCAACGACGCCTCGGTCCAGCTCGCCGAGGTGGGCCGGGTGCAGTGGTATCCCCGCAACGAGTTCGCCGAGTCGCTCCCGCTGGAGTGGAACCACTGGTGGAGCTATGAGGACCACAGCATCGACGAGGACGTCTTCCGCGCCAACGCCGACGTGGCCGCCGAGCTCGGGTTCGACATCTGCACGCTGGACGCCGGCTGGTTCGGGCCGTCCGACCCCGAGACCCACTGGGAGGACTACCGCGGCGACTGGCACCTGGTCAACGCCCGCCGCTTCCCGTCCGGGTTGCGGGCGCTCGCCGACCACGTGCACGGCAAGGGGATGCGGTTCGGGCTGTGGTGTGAGATCGAGGCGCTCGGCCCGAAGGCCGCGCTGGCGCAGGAGCGTCCCGAGCTGGTGGCCCGGCGGGAGGGCGAGCCGCTGGGCTACGTCTGCTTCGGCAGCCCCGCCGCGCAGGACTGGGCGTACGACACCCTCACCCGGCTGGTCGCCGAACACGGCGCCGACTGGATCAAGCTCGACTTCAACCTCGACCCCGGCCTCGGCTGCGACCGCACCGACCACGGCCACGGCGCCGGTGACGGCCTGTTCGAGCACTACACCGGCTACTACGCCGTGCTGGAACGGATGCGGGCCGAGCACCCCGAGGTGGTGCTGGAGAACTGCTCCTCCGGAGGCCTGCGCGTGGACCTCGGCCTCGCCCGGCAGACCCACCTGACGTTCCTCAGCGACCCGGACTGGCCCGAGCACGGCCTGCAACTGCTGTGGGGCGGGTCCACCATGCTGCACCCGTCCCGGATGCTGCACTGGGGCTGGTCGCAGTGGTGGAAGTCCGACCACCCGCACCAGAACTTCGACCCGGCCGCGCCGGAGCTGACCGGCGACCGGCTCGACTACTACCGCCGGATCGCCATGGTCGGCGCGTACGGCCTGTCCTGGAAGCTGCCCGAGACACCCGAGCACGTACGTGAACGGCTGCGGGCCCTGCACGAGGAGTACCGCCGGACGGTCGCGCCGTTCGTCGCGGAAGGGGAGCTGCGCCGGCTCACCGGGCAGCCGCAGCGCTTCGGCGGTGGGCAGCGGTGGGCCGGATTCCAGTACACCCTGCCCGCGCCCGCCACCGGCCCGGCCGACGTGACCGGCGACCTGACCGGGGAGGTGGCCGCGGGTGGCCCCGGTGCGGGCTCGGACGACCATCTGCTGCTGCTGTTCCGGCTGTCCGGCGGGGAGCCGACGCGCACGATCCGGCCGCTGGCGCTGGACCCGGAGGCGGAGTACGCCGTGGAGTGGACCGGTCCGGTCGACTCGGACGCCCCCGACAGTTCCGACCGGCGTACCGGCGCGGACCTGCTGGCGTCCGGGTGGACCGTGTCCCTGCCCGAGGAGGGGTCGGCCGTGGTCGTCCTGCGCCGCGTCCCGGCCGAGGGGGAGGAGCACCGATGA
- a CDS encoding MarR family transcriptional regulator — MNSVRSSAAAERGRHRKLTNAVKEALRELNSALSVFNRHVGGQVALKDVDYDCLELLNRLGPLTPSALARHADLHPATMTGVLDRLQRGGWVVRERDPEAADRRAVLVRPLRTRNAELYRHLAGMNTSMDELCAGYSDEELELITDFLRRTATAGRNAANDLADG; from the coding sequence ATGAATTCCGTACGATCTTCGGCCGCGGCGGAACGAGGACGCCACCGGAAGCTGACGAACGCCGTCAAGGAGGCCTTGCGGGAACTCAACAGCGCACTGTCGGTCTTCAACCGGCACGTCGGCGGCCAGGTCGCGTTGAAGGACGTCGACTACGACTGCCTGGAGCTCCTCAACCGGCTCGGCCCGCTCACCCCGAGTGCCCTCGCGCGGCACGCGGACCTGCACCCGGCCACCATGACGGGCGTGCTCGACCGACTGCAGCGCGGCGGATGGGTCGTGCGCGAACGCGACCCGGAGGCGGCCGACCGGCGCGCCGTACTCGTCCGGCCGTTGCGCACCCGCAACGCCGAGCTGTACCGGCACCTCGCCGGGATGAACACCTCGATGGACGAGCTGTGCGCCGGCTACAGCGACGAGGAACTGGAACTGATCACGGACTTCCTCCGGCGAACCGCGACCGCCGGGCGCAACGCCGCGAACGACCTGGCCGACGGCTGA
- the purE gene encoding 5-(carboxyamino)imidazole ribonucleotide mutase: MSEGTPADAPAARPVPAEEGPAVGVLMGSDSDWPTMEAATKALEEFGVTYEVDVVSAHRMAREMIDYGERAADRGLRVLIAGAGGAAHLPGMLASVTPLPVIGVPVALKHLDGLDSLLSIVQMPGGVPVATVAVGNARNAGLLAVRILAAADPDLREQMKAFQADLADQARAKGAALKSRRGRTVGFR; this comes from the coding sequence ATGAGTGAGGGAACGCCCGCGGACGCCCCGGCCGCCCGGCCGGTGCCGGCCGAGGAGGGCCCCGCGGTCGGGGTCCTGATGGGGTCTGACTCCGACTGGCCCACGATGGAGGCGGCCACCAAGGCGCTGGAGGAGTTCGGCGTCACGTACGAGGTGGACGTGGTCTCCGCGCACCGGATGGCGCGGGAGATGATCGACTACGGCGAGCGGGCCGCCGACCGTGGCCTGCGGGTGCTGATCGCCGGCGCCGGCGGCGCCGCGCACCTGCCGGGGATGCTGGCCAGCGTGACGCCGCTCCCGGTGATCGGCGTTCCGGTCGCGTTGAAGCACCTGGACGGACTGGACTCCCTGCTGTCGATCGTGCAGATGCCCGGCGGCGTGCCGGTGGCCACCGTCGCGGTGGGCAACGCCCGCAACGCCGGGCTGCTCGCCGTCCGGATCCTGGCCGCCGCCGACCCGGACCTGCGGGAGCAGATGAAGGCGTTCCAGGCCGACCTCGCCGACCAGGCACGGGCCAAGGGCGCGGCGCTGAAGTCCCGGCGCGGCCGCACCGTCGGCTTCCGCTGA
- a CDS encoding 5-(carboxyamino)imidazole ribonucleotide synthase, producing MIGGGQLARMTHQAGIALGVTFRVLAEGPDVSAAQVARHVTVGDYRDLRTLRDFAAGCDAITFDHEHVPTDHLHRLVDAGVAVRPGPHALLYAQDKGAMRERLTALGVPCPRHATPKGLADLEDVAAELGGWPLVLKTTRGGYDGKGVWVVDDARAAEETGVFDAGIPVLAEERVDYARELSAIVARSPSGQAIAYPVVESVQRDGICHEVIAPAPGLPEELAVRAQGIALRIAGELDVVGLLAVELFETRDGRILVNELAMRPHNTGHWSIEGAVTSQFENHLRAVLDLPLGSPQARAPWTVMVNILGGAYPDMHRGLLHCQARDPALRVHLYGKEVRPARKIGHVTTFGDDLDDVRARARHAAAYLTGEIDE from the coding sequence ATGATCGGCGGCGGCCAGCTGGCCCGGATGACGCACCAGGCCGGGATCGCGCTGGGGGTGACGTTCCGGGTGCTCGCGGAGGGCCCGGACGTGTCCGCCGCCCAGGTTGCCCGGCACGTCACGGTCGGCGACTATCGCGACCTGCGTACCCTTCGGGACTTCGCGGCCGGCTGCGACGCGATCACCTTCGACCACGAGCATGTGCCCACCGACCACCTGCACCGGCTGGTGGACGCCGGGGTGGCCGTACGACCCGGACCGCACGCGTTGCTGTACGCCCAGGACAAGGGCGCGATGCGCGAACGCCTGACCGCGCTCGGCGTGCCCTGCCCCCGCCACGCCACACCCAAGGGGCTGGCCGACCTGGAGGACGTCGCGGCCGAGCTCGGCGGCTGGCCGCTGGTGCTGAAGACGACCCGCGGCGGGTACGACGGCAAGGGCGTCTGGGTGGTCGACGACGCGCGCGCCGCCGAGGAGACGGGGGTCTTCGACGCCGGCATCCCCGTCCTCGCCGAGGAACGCGTCGACTACGCCCGGGAGCTTTCCGCGATCGTCGCCCGGTCCCCGTCCGGGCAGGCGATCGCCTACCCAGTGGTCGAGTCGGTGCAGCGCGACGGCATCTGCCACGAGGTGATCGCGCCCGCGCCGGGCCTGCCGGAGGAACTCGCCGTCCGCGCCCAGGGGATCGCGCTGCGGATCGCGGGCGAGCTGGACGTGGTGGGCCTGCTCGCCGTGGAGCTGTTCGAGACCCGCGACGGCCGCATCCTCGTCAACGAGCTGGCCATGCGCCCGCACAACACCGGCCACTGGAGCATCGAGGGCGCGGTCACCAGCCAGTTCGAGAACCACCTGCGCGCCGTCCTCGACCTGCCGCTGGGTTCACCCCAGGCGCGGGCACCCTGGACGGTGATGGTCAACATCCTCGGCGGCGCTTACCCCGACATGCACCGCGGCCTGCTGCACTGCCAGGCCCGCGATCCCGCGCTGCGGGTACATCTGTACGGCAAGGAGGTGCGTCCGGCCCGCAAGATCGGCCACGTGACCACCTTCGGCGACGACCTGGACGACGTACGCGCCCGTGCCCGGCACGCGGCCGCCTATCTCACGGGAGAGATCGATGAGTGA
- a CDS encoding GtrA family protein: MKPLDALQSRVRRLAEELAKFGTVGAVAFVVDLGGFNLLRYGLDHHGPLEHKPLTARTISVVLATLVAYFGNRHWTWKDRPRRAAHHEYALFFLLNFAALVVNLAILGFANYVLGLHDPLSNLVANLVGIGLGTLMRFWSYRRFVFRAPVAVNADGEPDPRLSSPV, encoded by the coding sequence GTGAAACCGCTCGACGCGCTCCAGTCCCGGGTTCGCCGGCTCGCCGAGGAGCTGGCGAAGTTCGGCACCGTCGGCGCGGTCGCGTTCGTCGTCGACCTGGGCGGGTTCAACCTGCTGCGCTACGGCCTGGACCACCACGGGCCGCTGGAGCACAAGCCGCTGACCGCCCGGACGATCTCGGTGGTGCTCGCCACCCTGGTGGCGTACTTCGGCAACCGGCACTGGACCTGGAAGGACCGTCCGCGCCGGGCCGCGCACCATGAGTACGCGTTGTTCTTCCTGCTGAACTTCGCGGCACTCGTGGTCAACCTGGCGATCCTCGGGTTCGCCAACTACGTGCTCGGCCTGCACGACCCGCTGTCCAACCTGGTGGCCAACCTGGTGGGGATCGGCCTCGGCACGCTGATGAGGTTCTGGTCCTACCGTCGCTTCGTCTTCCGCGCGCCGGTCGCGGTGAACGCCGACGGCGAGCCCGACCCGCGGCTGTCCTCGCCGGTCTGA
- a CDS encoding HAMP domain-containing sensor histidine kinase yields the protein MRRRLVITTVVIAVVTATLFALPIAAFRGHYFGAGWTERLTLVAFGAIAVLVAIGIGVWQARGISRSLEELAAAAERLGSGDPRPHRHRYGLPELDRVAGALEKSAIRITDLLAAERQLSQDASHQLRSPLTALSMRLEEILATKDPEVVREEAGIALGQVERLSHVVDRLLSQSRDTHVAQRTLVDVDHVVRQQVAEWRPAFDRVGRRIDVTGVPGLTVNATPGTLGHVLATLLENALHHGGGTVVVRRRTTGPPPSGSVVVEVSDAGPGVPAQLGQRVFERAVSGRSGTGLGLALARDLAEAGGGRLEMISRSPAVFAVFLPRGGAGQSNKQSNQQAGKAGEQSGSRTGDQTGEDSRGSGSPSAFTATGARKTKRR from the coding sequence ATGCGTCGCCGGTTGGTCATCACCACGGTCGTCATCGCCGTGGTCACGGCGACGTTGTTCGCGTTGCCGATCGCCGCGTTCAGGGGCCACTACTTCGGCGCCGGCTGGACCGAACGTCTGACCCTGGTCGCCTTCGGGGCGATCGCCGTGCTGGTCGCGATCGGCATCGGGGTCTGGCAGGCGCGCGGGATCTCGCGTTCGCTGGAGGAGCTCGCCGCCGCGGCCGAACGCCTGGGCTCGGGCGACCCGCGCCCCCACCGCCACCGGTACGGCCTGCCCGAACTCGACCGGGTGGCCGGCGCGCTGGAGAAGAGCGCCATCCGGATCACCGACCTGCTGGCCGCCGAACGCCAGCTGTCCCAGGACGCCTCCCACCAGCTGCGCTCGCCGCTGACCGCGTTGTCGATGCGGCTGGAGGAGATCCTCGCCACCAAGGACCCCGAGGTGGTACGCGAGGAGGCCGGCATCGCGCTCGGCCAGGTCGAACGCCTGTCCCACGTGGTGGATCGGCTGCTGTCGCAGAGCCGGGACACTCACGTCGCGCAGCGGACGCTGGTCGACGTCGACCATGTCGTACGCCAGCAGGTGGCGGAGTGGCGGCCGGCGTTCGACCGAGTGGGCCGGCGGATCGACGTGACCGGCGTGCCCGGCCTGACGGTGAACGCCACCCCCGGGACGCTGGGACACGTGCTGGCGACGTTGCTGGAGAACGCCCTGCACCACGGCGGCGGCACGGTCGTGGTCCGCCGCCGCACCACCGGCCCGCCGCCCAGTGGCTCGGTGGTGGTCGAGGTGTCCGACGCCGGGCCGGGCGTACCCGCGCAGCTCGGCCAGCGGGTCTTCGAACGCGCGGTCAGCGGCCGCAGCGGCACCGGGCTGGGACTCGCCCTGGCCCGCGACCTCGCCGAGGCCGGCGGTGGGCGGCTGGAGATGATCTCCCGCAGCCCCGCGGTGTTCGCGGTCTTCCTGCCGCGCGGCGGTGCCGGCCAGTCCAACAAACAGTCCAACCAGCAGGCCGGCAAGGCCGGTGAGCAGTCCGGCAGCCGGACCGGAGATCAGACCGGCGAGGACAGCCGCGGGTCGGGCTCGCCGTCGGCGTTCACCGCGACCGGCGCGCGGAAGACGAAGCGACGGTAG
- a CDS encoding response regulator transcription factor: MTRSASVVGEQSGRRTLNRPPGEPGADSEHTGVSGTLVNDGPGRHALQILLAEDDPAISDPLARALRREGYEVEVTGAGEPALAILSGGSFDLVVLDLGLPDVDGLEVCRRLRVDGNRVPVLVLTARADEVDTVVGLDAGADDYVTKPFRLAELLARVRALLRRGKPEGWSDGSAEEGAGVRIDAESRRAWLSGEELHLTAKEFDLLRVLVRETGRVVTRDQLMREVWETTWWSSTKTLDMHISWLRRKLGDDASDPKFITTVRGVGFRFERG; the protein is encoded by the coding sequence ATGACACGGAGCGCGTCTGTGGTGGGCGAGCAGAGTGGGCGGCGCACCCTCAACCGGCCGCCGGGTGAGCCCGGCGCCGACAGTGAGCACACCGGCGTGAGCGGCACCCTGGTGAACGACGGCCCCGGCCGGCACGCCCTCCAGATCCTGCTGGCCGAGGACGATCCGGCGATCTCGGACCCGCTGGCCCGCGCGCTGCGCCGGGAAGGCTACGAGGTGGAGGTCACCGGCGCGGGGGAGCCGGCGCTGGCGATCCTGTCCGGCGGCTCGTTCGATCTTGTGGTGCTAGACCTCGGCCTGCCCGACGTCGACGGCCTGGAGGTGTGCCGCCGGCTGCGGGTGGACGGCAACCGCGTCCCCGTCCTCGTGCTGACCGCCCGTGCGGACGAGGTGGACACGGTGGTCGGCCTGGACGCCGGCGCCGACGACTACGTGACCAAGCCGTTCCGGCTGGCCGAGCTGCTGGCCCGGGTGCGCGCGCTGCTGCGGCGAGGCAAGCCGGAGGGCTGGTCGGACGGATCCGCCGAGGAGGGCGCCGGCGTACGCATCGACGCCGAGTCCCGCCGGGCCTGGCTGTCCGGTGAGGAGCTCCACCTGACCGCGAAGGAGTTCGACCTGCTGCGCGTCCTGGTCCGCGAGACCGGCCGGGTGGTGACCCGGGACCAGCTGATGCGCGAGGTCTGGGAGACCACCTGGTGGTCCTCGACCAAGACGCTGGACATGCACATCTCCTGGCTGCGCAGGAAGCTGGGCGACGACGCGTCGGACCCGAAGTTCATCACCACGGTGCGGGGCGTCGGCTTCCGCTTCGAACGCGGCTGA
- a CDS encoding COG4315 family predicted lipoprotein: MIGTMEADGVGATGVSDVVVGPGRRPLYRNSLDTAARIRCVGACARAWPPVLVPAGVTVPSKVAGVNGTFGVVRRPDRTRQLALDGRPLYRYAADRVDGSVGGNGSKVDFDGRKYTWWVVTTLGTVPSQTPTPTTTEESHYQGY; encoded by the coding sequence ATGATCGGCACGATGGAGGCGGACGGGGTGGGAGCGACCGGCGTCAGCGACGTGGTCGTGGGTCCCGGCCGCCGCCCGCTCTACCGGAACTCCCTGGACACCGCCGCCAGGATCCGCTGTGTCGGGGCCTGCGCCCGTGCCTGGCCGCCGGTGCTCGTCCCCGCGGGGGTCACCGTCCCCTCGAAGGTGGCCGGGGTGAACGGCACGTTCGGTGTGGTCCGCCGCCCCGACCGGACCCGTCAACTGGCGCTGGACGGCAGGCCGCTGTACCGCTACGCCGCGGACCGGGTGGACGGGTCGGTCGGCGGCAACGGGTCGAAGGTCGACTTCGACGGCCGGAAGTACACCTGGTGGGTGGTCACCACCCTCGGCACGGTGCCCTCGCAGACGCCGACACCGACGACCACCGAGGAGTCGCACTACCAGGGCTACTGA
- a CDS encoding hydroxymethylglutaryl-CoA lyase gives MQVPSRVWLREVGPRDGLQNEPPVPTAGKIELLDALSKTGLSRIEAVSFVHPKAIPQMGDAAQVWAAAAKNPNVTYSALVPNLVGARRAVEAGFTELEVVVSASDTHNRANLNRTTAESLAELGPLVEYVHGQGARCQVIVATSWGCPYEGDIPVEQTVGVARAAVAAGADSLAYGDTTGMATPTRVEDLVGRTREAFPDTSLALHFHNTRGTGLANLLTALWLGVTDFDASVGGLGGCPYAPGASGNIATEEVVHMLADMGVETGVDLDLLLDVAATAERLVGHQVPSQVLRAGPRSRTVPTPANLRPGQ, from the coding sequence ATGCAGGTGCCCAGCCGGGTCTGGTTGCGGGAGGTCGGTCCGCGCGACGGGCTGCAGAACGAACCCCCCGTACCCACCGCGGGAAAGATCGAGCTCCTGGACGCGCTGTCGAAGACCGGCCTGAGCCGGATCGAGGCGGTCAGTTTCGTGCACCCGAAGGCCATTCCGCAGATGGGCGACGCGGCGCAGGTGTGGGCGGCCGCGGCGAAGAACCCGAACGTCACCTACTCCGCGCTGGTGCCCAACCTGGTCGGCGCCCGGCGGGCGGTCGAGGCGGGCTTCACCGAACTGGAGGTGGTGGTCTCCGCCTCCGACACGCACAACCGCGCCAACCTCAACCGCACCACCGCGGAGTCGCTCGCCGAGCTCGGTCCGCTGGTCGAGTACGTCCACGGCCAGGGCGCGCGGTGCCAGGTCATCGTCGCGACATCGTGGGGTTGTCCGTACGAAGGGGACATCCCGGTCGAGCAGACCGTCGGCGTGGCCCGCGCGGCGGTCGCGGCCGGCGCGGACTCCCTGGCGTACGGCGACACCACCGGCATGGCCACGCCCACCCGGGTCGAGGATCTCGTGGGCCGCACCCGGGAGGCTTTCCCGGACACCTCGCTGGCCCTGCACTTCCACAACACCCGGGGCACCGGCCTGGCCAACCTGCTGACCGCGCTGTGGCTCGGCGTGACCGACTTCGACGCCAGCGTCGGCGGCCTGGGCGGCTGCCCGTACGCGCCGGGGGCGAGCGGCAACATCGCCACCGAGGAGGTCGTGCACATGCTGGCGGACATGGGCGTGGAGACCGGGGTCGATCTCGACCTGCTGCTGGACGTCGCCGCGACGGCCGAACGCCTGGTCGGCCACCAGGTGCCGTCGCAGGTGCTGCGGGCGGGTCCGCGCAGTCGCACCGTCCCCACCCCGGCGAACCTCCGGCCGGGTCAGTAG
- a CDS encoding HD domain-containing protein: MKVYRGWGTWAEASRVLSRYLPTGTTPHLRRAVRFADHWGGRPTRYEVAELLVREFGVTELGLLTAGLLHHLAEDYPCTMEHVEERFGTRVAGLVDSPMVRLAGRYALVQRLHTYPTVESQREIYHETCERFIPLAVATEPVFDELFSSWQHAYAYLRQPVDHLGAAQQLVAVVHHDRYDPSGRPAVEHTRAVARLTRDGGGTPEQQLAALLHDCVEDTELSLAQLIDLGVPADVVDMVDALTRRSGESYEDHLDRLVETPPAILVKRADIRHNLGPARLARLDDAAQEAVRRRYAYALVLLDRANGPGPTWEVPSPEPRSESSRGSTRESTPGAAPDAGPDADLPAGHPGIPRQTRGEADPARADAAADSDEGASVIPESAPEA; this comes from the coding sequence ATGAAGGTCTATCGGGGCTGGGGTACCTGGGCGGAGGCCTCCCGCGTTCTGTCGCGGTACCTCCCGACCGGCACCACACCGCACCTTCGGCGAGCGGTCCGCTTCGCCGACCACTGGGGCGGCCGCCCCACCCGCTACGAGGTGGCGGAGCTGCTGGTCCGGGAGTTCGGTGTCACCGAACTCGGCCTGCTGACGGCCGGCCTTCTGCACCACCTGGCCGAGGACTATCCCTGCACGATGGAGCACGTCGAGGAACGCTTCGGTACGCGCGTGGCCGGACTGGTGGATTCCCCGATGGTGCGGCTGGCCGGGAGGTACGCCCTGGTGCAGCGGCTGCACACCTACCCGACGGTGGAGTCGCAGCGGGAGATCTACCACGAGACCTGTGAGCGGTTCATCCCGCTGGCGGTGGCCACCGAGCCGGTCTTCGACGAGTTGTTCTCCTCCTGGCAGCACGCGTACGCCTATCTCCGCCAGCCGGTGGACCATCTCGGCGCGGCGCAGCAGCTGGTCGCCGTGGTGCACCACGACCGGTACGACCCGTCCGGGCGGCCCGCGGTGGAGCACACCCGCGCGGTGGCCCGGCTCACCCGCGACGGCGGCGGCACCCCCGAACAGCAGCTCGCGGCGCTCCTGCACGACTGCGTGGAGGACACCGAGCTCAGCCTGGCCCAGCTGATCGACCTGGGTGTCCCGGCCGACGTGGTGGACATGGTGGACGCGCTCACCCGCCGGTCGGGGGAGTCGTACGAGGATCACCTCGACCGGCTGGTGGAGACGCCGCCCGCCATTCTGGTCAAGCGCGCCGACATCCGGCACAACCTCGGCCCGGCGCGGCTGGCCCGGCTCGACGACGCCGCCCAGGAGGCCGTGCGCCGGCGGTACGCGTACGCGCTCGTCCTGCTGGACCGGGCGAACGGCCCGGGGCCGACGTGGGAGGTGCCCAGCCCGGAACCCAGGTCCGAGAGCAGCCGCGGGAGCACCCGGGAGAGTACGCCCGGCGCCGCACCGGACGCGGGCCCGGACGCCGACCTGCCGGCGGGGCACCCGGGCATTCCCCGGCAGACGCGCGGCGAGGCGGACCCGGCCCGGGCGGACGCCGCCGCCGACTCCGACGAGGGGGCCTCGGTGATCCCCGAATCGGCGCCGGAGGCCTGA
- a CDS encoding enoyl-CoA hydratase/isomerase family protein, which yields MSSTSKGVQVRRVDDAGHVAELSLDRPEALNAVSTAQAEAIIRAATSLSADRRVRAVVLSSACEKAFCVGADLKERNDFDDQDLWRQRPVIRRLFGSILDLPMPVVAAVHRYALGGGFELALSCDLIVADETAVFGLPEVSVGLVPGGGGTQLLARRVGWSRAADLILTGRRVEAAEADRLGVADRLVAPGRARQTALDIATQIAANSPVGVRQAKQALRLGADAALAAGLAIEDAAWRATAFSPDRKEGIAAFNEKRPPVWPGE from the coding sequence ATGTCCTCGACGTCCAAGGGTGTCCAGGTCCGCCGGGTCGACGACGCGGGCCACGTGGCCGAGTTGTCCCTCGACCGACCCGAGGCGCTGAACGCCGTTTCGACCGCGCAGGCCGAGGCGATCATCCGGGCGGCCACGTCCCTGTCCGCCGACCGGCGGGTCCGGGCGGTCGTACTCTCCAGCGCCTGCGAGAAGGCGTTCTGCGTGGGCGCCGACCTCAAGGAGCGCAACGACTTCGACGACCAGGACCTCTGGCGCCAGCGACCGGTGATCCGCCGGCTGTTCGGGAGCATCCTCGACCTGCCGATGCCGGTGGTCGCCGCGGTCCACCGGTACGCCCTGGGCGGCGGGTTCGAGCTGGCTCTGTCGTGCGACCTCATCGTCGCCGACGAGACCGCGGTGTTCGGGTTGCCGGAGGTCTCGGTCGGGCTGGTCCCCGGCGGCGGTGGCACCCAACTGCTGGCCCGCCGGGTCGGCTGGTCCAGGGCGGCCGACCTGATCCTCACCGGCCGCCGGGTCGAGGCGGCCGAGGCGGACCGGCTCGGCGTGGCGGACCGGCTGGTGGCACCCGGCCGGGCCCGGCAGACGGCGCTGGACATCGCCACCCAGATCGCCGCCAACTCACCCGTCGGTGTCCGGCAGGCGAAGCAGGCACTGCGCCTCGGCGCCGACGCCGCCCTCGCCGCCGGGCTGGCGATCGAGGACGCCGCCTGGCGGGCCACCGCGTTCTCCCCGGACCGGAAGGAGGGCATCGCGGCGTTCAACGAGAAGCGTCCGCCGGTCTGGCCTGGGGAATGA
- a CDS encoding PH domain-containing protein has product MTKDGAARTWRVRGWIRIAGVVAIVLLGIQQASVIHFVRAGQMDPREMGDGFVFIGMVALVVWFLAFRPRVRIDANRIVEIRNPLRTTRFSAADVVECRPTDLGLQFRLRDGSTPWSIVFQATASFGEPRWFDVAEAVTGNRPTLPDGGEDNG; this is encoded by the coding sequence GTGACGAAGGACGGGGCAGCGCGGACCTGGCGAGTCCGCGGTTGGATACGCATCGCCGGCGTCGTCGCCATCGTCCTGTTGGGGATTCAGCAGGCTTCCGTCATTCACTTCGTGCGTGCCGGTCAGATGGACCCTCGGGAGATGGGCGATGGCTTCGTGTTCATCGGAATGGTGGCCCTTGTCGTCTGGTTCCTCGCGTTCAGGCCGAGAGTACGGATCGATGCCAACCGGATCGTCGAGATCCGCAACCCCCTCAGAACCACTCGGTTCAGTGCTGCCGACGTCGTGGAGTGCCGGCCGACAGATCTTGGGCTTCAGTTCCGCCTGCGCGATGGCTCGACGCCGTGGAGCATCGTGTTCCAGGCCACGGCGAGCTTCGGCGAGCCGCGATGGTTCGACGTGGCCGAGGCGGTCACCGGCAACCGCCCGACATTGCCCGACGGCGGCGAGGACAACGGGTAG